The genomic stretch CACGGAATCGGATCGGGAGACAGGTTTAGTTCCGAGTACTCCGGGACAGTTGCAGTTTGCCTATCTTCTTTGCGAGGAAATGCAGAAAATGGGAATGCAGGATGTAGCCGTGGATGATTACGGATATGTCATGGGTTTTGTACCTTCTAATGCTGACAGAGAGTGTCCTTCGATAGGGTTTATTGCTCATATGGATACCAGTCCGGACATGACGGGTAAACACGTGAAACCTCAGATTATCGAGAATTACAGGGGAAATGACGTGTTGTTGAACAAGGAAAAGGGATTCACTTTGTCACCGGATGATTTTCCGGAACTGATGAATTATGTCGGTACGGATTTGATCGTTACGGATGGTAACACGCTTTTAGGAGCAGATGACAAAGCGGGGATTGCTGAAATCCTGACGGCAATGGAGTTTCTGGTTCAACATCCGGAAATCAAGCATGGACGTATTGCTGTTTGTTTTACGCCGGATGAAGAAATCGGGGAAGGTGTTGATCATTTTGATTTGAAAAAATTCGGGGCTAAATTTGCCTACACTTTGGATGGGGGAGAAATCGGTGAGTTAGAGTATGAAAATTTTAATGCGGCTTTAGCTCGTTTGACGTTTAAAGGGCGTAATTTCCATCCGGGATATGCCAAAAATAAAATGGTCAATTCAATCAAGGTGGCTAATGAATTCATGGCTAGCCTTCCTAAAAAGGATGCTCCGGAATACACTTCCGGTTACGAAGGATTCTTCCATATCTATTCTATCAAGGGGACTGTAGAAGAGACCTTGCTAGAAATATTGATTCGTGATTTTGACAAGGAACGTTTTGAATGGAGAAAGGATGTCATTGAAAATGGAGTTCGTGAATATTCAAAGAAGTATGATTTACCAGTACTTTTGGAAATGAAGGATCAGTATGCGAATATGAAAGAACGTTTGGAACCGGTAAGATATATCGTGGAAATAGCAAAACAGGCCATGTCAGAACTGGGGATTAAACCTTTGATTGCTCCTATTCGAGGAGGTACTAATGGGGCAAGATTGTCATTTATGGGATTGCCTACACCGAATTTGTCCAATGGGGCACATAACGGGCATGGACGTTACGAGTATATACCCGTGTCCTCTATGGAAAAAATCGTAAATGTGATTGTGAAAATATCCGAACTATGTGCTAAAATATAAGTGAAAAAAGACTTCTTCTAAAGCAGGTTAGAAAATAACCTGCTTTTTTTATAACAAATCTTTGTTGTTTCACGTTTATCAGTCAAAAGATAGTATAATTTAAACCTAAATAATTTAATAAGAGTATGATGAAAAGATTCTTTGTTATTGCCCTATTTGTATTGGGTTTGGGACAATTGTATGCGCAGCCGGTAAGAGATACGGCGTGGACAAAAGTCGGTTACTTCGGGTTAAAATTAACACAAGTAAGTTTGAGTAGTTGGTCTGCCGGAGGTGAGTCTGCTTTGGCATTTGATAGCCAGATAACATATAGTGCCGATTTTAAGCGAGATCGTCAGTTGTGGCAAAATCGTTTGGAACTGGGATACGGTTTGACGAAAAATGATGGTAAGAGCGCCCGGAAAACAAACGATAAGATATATTTTGCTTCCACTTATGGGTATCAGATTTATAAAACACTTTACTGGAGTGCTTTATTGAACTTTAATACGCAGTTTGCGAAAGGATACGATTATAATATTGAGGATTCTGATTTTATTCCAAAGTTCATGGCTCCGGGATACTTGATGATTGGTACCGGTGTTACTTGGAGTCCGAATAAGATATTTACGGCCACTTTTACCCCGGCTTCTTGGAGGGGAACTATTGTAGCTGATAGCCGTTTGTCGGATGAAGGAGCTTTTGGTGTGGATAAGGGAAAACATTTGTTATCTGAGTTTGGTGCAAACTTGAAGGCAGAAGTGAATTATGAGTTTTTGCCTAATATGAAGGTTTATTCTCGTTTGGAATTGTATTCTAATTATTTGAAAGATCCTCAGAACATTGATATTCGCTGGGAGGTTCAATTAAATATGGCCATTAATAAATGGTTTTCGACGACTTTATCAACAAACTTGTTATATGATAATGATGTAAAGATCGCCCAAGAAGACGGAACGGCAGGGCCGAGAGTGCAGTTTAAGGAAGTGTTGGGGGTAGGACTTCAGATCAATTTTTAAGAATTGATTTTGATATAAAAAAGAGTTCAGAATTTTCTGAACTCTTTTTTATTGTTGATAAATAAGGTTATTTTGTAACTCTTTCAAGCCATTTCACCATACCAAGCATAACTCCCATAGATACAAGACATACGATCAAGAATACTGACCAGCATTGCCAAATCGGCCATGCGTTGTACATGAGCGGGCCAATCCAAAGTAGAAGGTTACCAAGAGCGGTAGCAGCAAGCCACAGGCCTTGACACAAACCAAGCATGCTCTTTGGAGCAACTTTTGATACGAATGACAATCCTAGAGGAGAGATAAATAGCTCTGCAACAGTTAAGAAGAAGTAAGTAACGATAAGAACCCACCAATGAGCTTTTGCTGCCATTTGTTCTGCGATAGGAAGACCTTTGAAAGTGTCTGCAGAAGGATAGCCTTTCATCATTGAGAACACTGCAAGGAACAAGAAAGCCAAACCTGCAATGAACATACCGATTGCGATCTTTCTTGGGGTTGAGATTTCTCTACCACGTCTTGCAAGGAATCCAAAGATAGCCATGATCATTGGGGTAAGAACGATGACAAAAAATGGGTTGATAGCTTGCCATACTTCAGGGGCAACTGCGGAAGAATCAACGAAATCGCGGGCAAAGAATGAAAGAGACATTCCATTCTGGTGGAACGAGAACCAGAAGAAAATCACTATACCTAATACTGCAAACAAGGCATACATTCTTTGTTTAATTTCTTTAGCCATAGCAGCTTTTTCTTCTGCCGTGTAGGTTACACTCTGCGCAGCAGCTTTCTTTGCTGGATTCGGGAATGTTTTTTGTGAAACAAAGAAAATTACAAGAGAAATAAGCATGGCTGCAACAGAGGCAATGAATGAGTAGTGAATTCCTTCATTGAAAATTTGCAGATATTGGAGACAAGAAGCAGTCATATCGGTAATAGCTCCACCAGCAGCCGTCATAAGTTGCTGTAAGTTGGCAAGTGCTTCGGGAGCCATGTTTGCAGCATTATTAACGTACTCGTGACAAAGGGCTGGAAGTTGTGCGTTGTAAGATAATCCGTTTACACCCAACCACCATTGGCGTAAAACCGGAGCAATGAACGGAGCAATTAGACCGCCCACGTTGATGAATACGTAGAAAATCTGGAAACCTGAATCTCTCTTGTCTTTTGCGATTTTGAGAGCCTCTGGCCCCTGTTTTGCTGCCTCTGCTTCAAAATTATCATACATTTGACCCACGATGGCCTGTAAGTTACCTTTGAACAAACCGTTACCAAATGCAATAAGAAACAAGGCAACACAAGTAAGAGTCAATAACCAAGTTGTATTTTGCGATGTCGCAAGGATTGGAACAGATAGGATAATGTATCCTATTGCCATAACTACAAGACCAGTCTTAATGGTTCCTTTGTAGTTTTGCGTGCGGTCTGCAATAAGACCTCCGACAAGGCTTAAAATGTAAATACCAGCATAAAAGAAGGAATAAATGGTACCACTGGCGGCTTCGCTCAAACCAAATTTAGAACATAGGAATAACACTAACACGGCATTCATGATGTAATAGCCGAAACGTTCTCCCATATTACTTAGAGCCGCAGTAAGCAACCCTTTAGGATGATTTTTGAACATAACTTTTGTTTTTAATTTGTATTGGTAAATAATTAAATTTTTTCATTCACGCTAATAGTCTGCAAATATAAATTATTTTTTTATCTTTAGTCATTGAAAACGTTTGAAACCTATCGCTATGTTGAAGAATAATAAAATTTTCAAGACTTCGGATTTACAAAAATTGGATAAATATACGATTGAGAATGAGCCGGTAACATCGTTGGATTTGATGGAGAGGGCAGCTACTGTTTTTACAGAAAAATTATTGATTTTTTTCCCCAATAACCATATTTTTAACATTCTGGCTGGTTTCGGAAATAACGGGGGTGACGGGTATGTCGTGGCAAGATTACTGTTAAAAAAAGGATTGAATGTCAAGGTATTCGGTTTGCATGGAAACAGTGTCCTATCTCCGGATTGTGCTGTGAACAGGAAACGATTCATTGATATGGGAGGATGTTATATTGAGGTGAAAAATCCAGATAATTTGCAGCCGGATGAAAATAGCGTGCTCGTGGATGCCATTTTCGGGGCCGGGTTAAACCGTCCAGTAACGGGATTTTTGGGAAATGTAATTCATCGGATAAATTGTTTGTCCCATCCGGTTGTGGCAATAGATATTCCATCCGGTTTGATGGGAGAGGATAACGGGGAAAATAACGGGGCGATCGTAAAAGCTGATTATACGTTTACTTTTCAATTTCCCAAGTTAGCCTTTATGTTTCCGGAAAATGTAGTTTACGTGGGGCATTGGGACGTGTTAGATATCCGTTTGCATCCGGCTATATTGCGGGAGTATCCTGCTGCTTATTATTATCTGACAGAAGAAGTGGTTGCATCCCGGTTATTGATACCTGAAAAGTTTTCTCATAAAGGAACTTTGGGTAATACCTTATTAATAGCGGGTTCTTATCCCATGATGGGGGCTGCCGTGTTGGCGGCCAAAGGGGCCATTCGATCCGGGACGGGACTACTTTCCATGCATGTTCCCTGTAAGTTGAAAGAAGTGATTCATCTTTCCGTGCCGGAAGCATTGGTTGAAGTGGATCGGAATGAATTTTGTTTTTCCGGTGTAGACAATCTTTCCCGTTTCCAAGCGGTTGGGATTGGTCCGGGGATCGGGACTTCACCTGTCACGGCAGAAGGAATTCGTCAACTGTTATCCGTATGGCAAGGAAAAGTTGTGTTGGATGCGGATGCTTTGAATTTGTTGGCGTCAAATTCCGGATTGTTAGAGCTGCTTCCCAAAGGAGCGGTACTAACTCCCCATCCGAAAGAATTTGAAAGATTAGCAGGAAAAAGTGTAAATGATTTTGATAGATTAAATAAATTAAGCACCTTTGCACGTCTACACCAAGTGTACGTCGTACTAAAAGGTGCACATACGATAATCGCCACTCCAGAGGGGGAATGTTATTTTAACATGACAGGTAATCCGGGAATGGCCAAGGGTGGGGCAGGAGACGTGTTGACGGGTATTATTGCGGCTTTACTGGCAAGTGGTCATTCTCCGTTGGATGCGGCTGTAATCGGGGTATATGCTCATGGTCTGGCTGGTGATTTGGTCGTGGAAGAACAGGGAATGAGAGGAGTGCGTGCCGGGGATATTGCCGATAAATTAGGTTTGGTGTGGAAAAAGATGGAAACATATAATATGGCTAAACAGCGATAGAAAGATGAAAAAGTTATTTTTTATAATCGGGTTAGTGGGATTAATATCCCTGTCTGTTGCGGGACAGAAAAAGAGAGAGTTGACCACGCAGGTGTCAGTTGATTATACTTTACCAAAGATCAGTTATGACGTGGTTGTCACGATGGAATGTTGTCGTTTGATTCCGGGACCTTTCCGGCAATATGCCGAACAACAGTTAGGCGTCTCTCCTGAGATCACGAGTGAAGGCGAAGAGTGGGCGATCAAAAACATCAAATTTATTCCGAGGGCCTTGCCTGATCCGAAGGCTTCTTATACCGTGAATGCTGTTGGGGAATATAACTCTATTTTATTAAATGTGACTCCTGAAGGTTTTTTAGCCGGAGTGGGAAGTGGTAACACGAACCGGACTGATGAGGAGGAGATTGTTTACGAGGAAAAGGAGAAAAGCGTTGGTACAGGTATCAATTACGTGTATTTTGGTATTCGCTCCACCCAAAAAGAAGTACTTGATTCCAATTTCACGGAGATGGAAGTAGAGGGCGAGATTCGTCGGGTATGGGACCCGATAGAACGTCATGTGTTAAAAGAAAATAAAGATTACGTGGACGAGATCACGTCAGAGATATTCAATATTCGTAAAAAGAGACTGGAATTACTAGCCGGAGGTTCGGCCACGGCTGAGGCTTTAAAAGCTCTAGATGAGCTTGAAGCGAATTACATGAGTTTGTTCATGGGAAAAAGGGAAAAACGTGAAGTGGTTAAAACCATCTCTTTTGTTCCGGAAAAAGCTGACGAGTCAATTGTTTTATTCCGTTTTTCCGCGAATGATGGGATTACGGCAAAAAATAATGTATCTGCTATTCCTTATATCGTTGAGTTGAAAAATATTTACATTCCGAAGAGGGATGCCCAACAAGGTGGGAATTCCCGTCCGGTTCCGTCACTCTCTTATCGAGAACCGGCTGTTGCTGATTTGTGCTTGTTGAGAGGGAAAGAGAACGTGATGACTGTTCGTTGTGTCATACCACAACTCGGATTCATCAAGCAATTCCCTTTGGATGTCATCAATAATGAAGGCATTTCTATTGATTTCTACCCGCAATATGGTTCGATAAAAGGTATAATGAAAAAATAGTTTGATATACTTTTGGATCATGGCGGCGATTAACGAAAAAGGGTTATTGGGAAAGTTTTTGGTGTGGCGTGTCCGCTACATCAAGGAAAAGCAATTTATTGTCATGTTGAGCATCCTGGTTGGTATTGTTACCGGGTTGGCGGGAGTTGTGCTGAAAAATATGGTACATTTTACTCATATGTTTTTCACGGAGCGGATGCAGGTGGATAGTGGTAACTTGCTTTTCTTTATATACCCTTTTATTGGAATATTGCTAACGACATTATTTGTGAAATTTTTTGTGAAAGAGGGAATCAGCCATGGTGTGACAAAGGTATTGTATGCTATTTCCCGCCGTAATAGTATGATCAAGCCGCACAACAACTATACCTCGATGATTGCCAGTACCCTGACCATCGGTTTCGGAGGATCGGTCGGGACGGAGGCTACCATCGTGTTGACCGGGGCATCCATCGGTTCGAATCTGGCACGTTTGTTTCGGATGAACTACAAGGTGATGACCTTGATGATCGGTTGTGGAGCGGCAGGTGCCATTGCCGGGATCTTTAAAGCCCCGATTGCCGGAATTGTATTCACGATGGAAGTGTTGATGCTTGATCTGACGATGGCCTCATTGGTACCGTTGATGTTCACGGCTATTACCTCGTATGTGGTTACATTCTTCCTCATGGGGGATGGTTTCGTGTTTTCTTATCAGATCACGGATAAATTCGTGATGGCCAATTTCCCTTACTACGTTATACTGGGAATCTTTGCCGGGGTGTTGTCCGTGTATTTTGTTCGGATGAATCTCCGGGTAGAACAATTTCTAGGGCGTATCAAGCAAACATGGAAAAGAATAGCTATCGGTGGAGCTTTATTAGGTGTCATTATTTTCGTGTTTCCCCCTCTATACGGTGAAGGTTACACGGCTTTGGATGACATGATGGCTGGACATTCCGATAAATTATTGAATAATACTTATTTCTTCGGTTTTCGGGGTAGTGCCTGGATGATGATCCTTTTCGTGGTTGGGTTGATATTCGTAAAAGTGATTGCCACTGCCTTAACCAATGGTAGTGGGGGTGTTGGTGGTGTTTTTGCACCGAGTTTGTTCACTGGTGGTGTTGCCGGGTATTTGTTGGCGATGTTGATTAATATGAGTGGAATCCGTATCGTGGAACCCAGTCATTTCGTCTTGGCGGGAATGGCGGGAACAATGTCCGGGGTAATGAAAGCCCCGTTAACAGCCATGTTCTTGATTGCCGAGATTTCGGGAGGTTATGCCTTATTCTTACCTTTGATGCTGACCTCGGTTATTTCTTACCTGACCAGCCAAGGGATGGAACCTTATTCTATTTATGCCCGTCGTTTGGCCATGCAGGGAGACTTGTTGACTCACAATAAGGATAAAGCTGTGTTGACTTTGATGAAATTGGACAAGGTGGTGGAAACGGATTTCAAGACGATCGAAGTGGATGCGACATTAGGTGATCTGGTAAAGGTAGTTTCGAAATCAAGCCGGAATCTATTCCCTGTATTGAATTCCAACCAGCAATTACTGGGGATCGTCTTGCTGGATGATATTCGTAAAGTGATGTTTAATCAGGAATTGTATTCGAAAACCTACGTGCGGGATTTTATGACAACGCCTTCCGTGGTGATTGACATTAATGACTCGATGGAGGTAGTCATGAAGAAATTTGAGGATTCGAAAGCGTGGAATCTACCCGTCCTTCAAGATCATAAATATATTGGTTTTGTTTCTAAAGCGAAGATATTCAACACGTATCGAAAAGTGTTGATTCACTTCTCCGATGATGAATAGTTTTTAGTGTAACAATTTGGATCGTTTTGCGTTATTTATCTCGATACATTAGATTTAATGTGTCTAAATAACTTCTTATTAGAAAAAAGAAGTTGTATTATTAGAAATAAACTATATATTCGCGGCAAAAATAAGAAATTACATTAAAAACGATATAACTATGTATTGGACACTAGAACTTGCCTCAAAATTGGAAGATGCGCCTTGGCCAGCATCAAAAGATGAGTTGATAGACTACGCCATTCGTTCCGGGGCACCTATGGAAGTGATCGAAAATCTTCAGGATATCGAGGATGATGAGGAAATATTTGAAAGTATTGAAGATATTTGGCCAGACTATCCGAGTAAAGATGACTTTTTCTTCAACGAGGACGAGTATTAATTTATTCAGGTGGATGAAAAATATAACTAACCACTCCGTAAGGGGTGGTTAGTTGTTTTATATAGTAACGTGAAGTCTTCCCCGTTATTTGGGAGTGGACATTTTATTTTTCATCATATATGGGGATTGTCATTTTTATTTATAAATTTGATATTTGTATCTGGAAATTGTTAAAATCAATAGAGGCGTTTAGAGGTTTTGAACAGATCCAATTTTGATGATGGGTGTGATACAATAATAAAAGGTTATGATGGAGTCCATGAAAATATTAGTGAGGCAGGTGTCGAATGGAGACAGGGAGGCGTATGCGACTTTATTTCATGAATTTTACACCCCTCTATTACTTTATTCCATAAAATTCACGAAGAATAGGGATGCCTCGGAAGATATTGTACAGGATTTTTTCTGTCGTTTGTGGGAGGACCGTAAAAGGTTGATAAATGACAAATCCTTTCATGCTTATATTTATAGTTCTGTGCGCAATCGTTCGTTAAATTATTTAAGGGATACCCATTCTGTTTCTATCGAGGGTTTTGAAAAACAGTCTGACGAGGATTTTTTGCGGGAAATGATGGAAGAAGAGGTGTATAGAGAGTTGTATGCTGCCATCCAAAAACTGCCTGAACGTTGTCGCCAGATTTTTTTGTTGAAACTGGACGGGGAAGAAAATCAAAAAATTGCTGATATGCTTCAAATATCGGAAGAAACCGTCAGGAGCCAGTTGAGAAGGGGCAAAGAGTTACTACAAAATAATGTTATCAGCTTCTATATTTTGGGATTAATATGTTATTGGTGTGATTTTTGAATTCATCTTTTTTGTTGAAGGTTCATAAAAAGATAAACGTCGGAACTATTTTGATGAAGTTTACAAGTTGTGTTTATCGTGTTATCAAGTTATTATTAAATATTTATTATCGTGTTAATACTTGCTATGTAAGTATAATATATTGTTATAATGATAGGAGCGGAATAGGGGAGGAATGGGAGCGGAATGGGAGCGGGTTGCATGATGATAAGAATTTGGTCATAATTTTATAACATTTTGTTACATTTGATATCTTGTAATTATAGAATTTGTGGGAATAATGTGCTTTTGAGTAGATTATGTATATATCATTTTGTAAATCAGTGTATTGCTGGTCGTGATAAATAATAAAGATTATTTTTTCAAAAAAATAGGGAAATGATTTGCACGTTTCCTTGTTTTGCGTGTATGTATAGTAAATATGATGTGGTATGAATGTGGATAACGAGAAAATCAAGAGTATAATTGTAAAGTCAGTTTTGGGAACTTTGACGGAAGAGGAGAACTTTGTATTGGAGGGATGGCTTCAGGAAAATGACCGGAACAAAGTTCTCTATCAAAAGTTATCTTCTGCTGTCGAATTGAAATATAAATACGAGCAATACGAGGGGGTGGACGTGGCGGAGGCTTTCCGGAGAAATCAACGTCGTTTGCGTCAAGATGTTCCGAACAGGATGATGAAAAAGCTTCTGCCATATGCGGCAACCGTGTTACTTTTGTTCAGTGGAGCTTTTTGTTTTTTAATGAATCGTTCAGGGGAAGTTCGGGAGGAGGTTCCGGTTGCCCTGTCAGCGGGTGGAAAATATGCGGAATTGATTTTGGCAAACGGGCAGAAGGTGGATTTGCATGAAGGGATGGAGATTAAACTTCGGGAAAGGAATTCCAATATTCAAGTAAAAGGGAATGTGGTTTATTACCACAAGAAAAAAGATAGCGTGATGGTTGAGGAATACAATATGATTCGTACCCCGTTAGGGGGAGAGTTTTCCCTAACGCTGGCGGACGGTACGAAAGTTTGGTTGAATGCGATGTCTGAATTACGTTATCCGGTGGCATTCGGGGGAGATACTCGGGAAGTCGAGTTGAAAGGGGAAGCTTATTTTGAAGTGAAGAAGAATGAAGCTAAACCGTTTATCGTGAAGACGGATGAGTTCAACGTTAGGGTGCTGGGAACCTCTTTTAATATTTCAGCTTATTCTGATTTCCCGTTGGCTCATACCACACTTTGTAGCGGACACGTGCGGTTAAGTGACCGGATGAACCCGGGAAAAGAGGTAGATATTTTGCCGGGAGAACAGTTGTTATTCCATAGGGATAGCCGGGAGATGAATGTTCAGGAGGTCGATGTGGACGTGTTTGTTTCTTGGCGGGATGGATCTTTTCAGTTTGATAATAATACCGTGGAGGAAGTTTTCACGATCCTGCAAAGATGGTATAATATTCAGGTTTTTTATGCTAATGTGGAGGTCCGGCAGGAGCTTTTCACCGGTAAATTGCCTCGTTTTGACAATCTTCAAATTATCATTGATTTGATTGAACGGGTTTCCGATTTGAAAATTGAGGTAAGGGGAAAAATGATTTATATAGATAAATAAAAAAGATCGGCAGAACAGCTAACCACAACCTTCTGCCAATCTCATATGATGTTTAACAAAGTAAACTCTACAAATTTATGAAAAAAAAATCAAAATGTAGGGAGTTGGTCATTCCTTTAAAAGGGAATAGGACATTCCTTGCCATGAAGTATTTGATTATCTTGCTTGTGGCATTTAATTTAAACGGATTCTCGGTGGTGAAAGCCCAGCAAATTGCGGAGTACGAGGTGGAAAATGCAAATCTGAAAGCGTGCATAAAAAAGGTGGAGCAATTAACGGGGAAAGGGTTCCTTTATAATGGTAACGAGTTGGAACGAGTGGGGCGTGTAACTTTACACTTGAAGGATGTGGGATTGGATGATTTATTGACGAGAATATTGCAGGGAAGCGGGTATACTTACGAATTGGTGAACGGGGTTATTGCTATAGTGAGAATGAAGGATGTGCCCCAGAGAGAGGTGGAACAGGAACGTTTGAAGGGACGGGTGCTGGATGCTTATGGTAATGCTCTTCCGGGTGTGACGGTATTGATTAAAGGTACGAACATGGGTGTCGTGACAGATACAGCCGGGCGTTTCACGTTTGCTGTTCCGAAGGAGAGGGAAATCGTGCTGGCATTTTCGTTTGTCGGAATGGAAAAACAGGAGATTAAAATCGTTGATTTTCAGCGGGAAATAAACGTGGTAATGCGAGAGAAAGCGGGGGAATTGGAAGAGGTGGTTATCACGGGATATGGCGAGACCACGAAGCGTAAGGCTGCCGGATCAGTGGCTGTTTTGACGAAAGATGCTTTCGA from Butyricimonas virosa encodes the following:
- a CDS encoding DUF3078 domain-containing protein, which gives rise to MKRFFVIALFVLGLGQLYAQPVRDTAWTKVGYFGLKLTQVSLSSWSAGGESALAFDSQITYSADFKRDRQLWQNRLELGYGLTKNDGKSARKTNDKIYFASTYGYQIYKTLYWSALLNFNTQFAKGYDYNIEDSDFIPKFMAPGYLMIGTGVTWSPNKIFTATFTPASWRGTIVADSRLSDEGAFGVDKGKHLLSEFGANLKAEVNYEFLPNMKVYSRLELYSNYLKDPQNIDIRWEVQLNMAINKWFSTTLSTNLLYDNDVKIAQEDGTAGPRVQFKEVLGVGLQINF
- a CDS encoding bifunctional ADP-dependent NAD(P)H-hydrate dehydratase/NAD(P)H-hydrate epimerase, coding for MLKNNKIFKTSDLQKLDKYTIENEPVTSLDLMERAATVFTEKLLIFFPNNHIFNILAGFGNNGGDGYVVARLLLKKGLNVKVFGLHGNSVLSPDCAVNRKRFIDMGGCYIEVKNPDNLQPDENSVLVDAIFGAGLNRPVTGFLGNVIHRINCLSHPVVAIDIPSGLMGEDNGENNGAIVKADYTFTFQFPKLAFMFPENVVYVGHWDVLDIRLHPAILREYPAAYYYLTEEVVASRLLIPEKFSHKGTLGNTLLIAGSYPMMGAAVLAAKGAIRSGTGLLSMHVPCKLKEVIHLSVPEALVEVDRNEFCFSGVDNLSRFQAVGIGPGIGTSPVTAEGIRQLLSVWQGKVVLDADALNLLASNSGLLELLPKGAVLTPHPKEFERLAGKSVNDFDRLNKLSTFARLHQVYVVLKGAHTIIATPEGECYFNMTGNPGMAKGGAGDVLTGIIAALLASGHSPLDAAVIGVYAHGLAGDLVVEEQGMRGVRAGDIADKLGLVWKKMETYNMAKQR
- a CDS encoding FecR family protein, which gives rise to MNVDNEKIKSIIVKSVLGTLTEEENFVLEGWLQENDRNKVLYQKLSSAVELKYKYEQYEGVDVAEAFRRNQRRLRQDVPNRMMKKLLPYAATVLLLFSGAFCFLMNRSGEVREEVPVALSAGGKYAELILANGQKVDLHEGMEIKLRERNSNIQVKGNVVYYHKKKDSVMVEEYNMIRTPLGGEFSLTLADGTKVWLNAMSELRYPVAFGGDTREVELKGEAYFEVKKNEAKPFIVKTDEFNVRVLGTSFNISAYSDFPLAHTTLCSGHVRLSDRMNPGKEVDILPGEQLLFHRDSREMNVQEVDVDVFVSWRDGSFQFDNNTVEEVFTILQRWYNIQVFYANVEVRQELFTGKLPRFDNLQIIIDLIERVSDLKIEVRGKMIYIDK
- a CDS encoding DUF4831 family protein, with the translated sequence MKKLFFIIGLVGLISLSVAGQKKRELTTQVSVDYTLPKISYDVVVTMECCRLIPGPFRQYAEQQLGVSPEITSEGEEWAIKNIKFIPRALPDPKASYTVNAVGEYNSILLNVTPEGFLAGVGSGNTNRTDEEEIVYEEKEKSVGTGINYVYFGIRSTQKEVLDSNFTEMEVEGEIRRVWDPIERHVLKENKDYVDEITSEIFNIRKKRLELLAGGSATAEALKALDELEANYMSLFMGKREKREVVKTISFVPEKADESIVLFRFSANDGITAKNNVSAIPYIVELKNIYIPKRDAQQGGNSRPVPSLSYREPAVADLCLLRGKENVMTVRCVIPQLGFIKQFPLDVINNEGISIDFYPQYGSIKGIMKK
- a CDS encoding DUF2795 domain-containing protein — encoded protein: MYWTLELASKLEDAPWPASKDELIDYAIRSGAPMEVIENLQDIEDDEEIFESIEDIWPDYPSKDDFFFNEDEY
- a CDS encoding chloride channel protein — its product is MAAINEKGLLGKFLVWRVRYIKEKQFIVMLSILVGIVTGLAGVVLKNMVHFTHMFFTERMQVDSGNLLFFIYPFIGILLTTLFVKFFVKEGISHGVTKVLYAISRRNSMIKPHNNYTSMIASTLTIGFGGSVGTEATIVLTGASIGSNLARLFRMNYKVMTLMIGCGAAGAIAGIFKAPIAGIVFTMEVLMLDLTMASLVPLMFTAITSYVVTFFLMGDGFVFSYQITDKFVMANFPYYVILGIFAGVLSVYFVRMNLRVEQFLGRIKQTWKRIAIGGALLGVIIFVFPPLYGEGYTALDDMMAGHSDKLLNNTYFFGFRGSAWMMILFVVGLIFVKVIATALTNGSGGVGGVFAPSLFTGGVAGYLLAMLINMSGIRIVEPSHFVLAGMAGTMSGVMKAPLTAMFLIAEISGGYALFLPLMLTSVISYLTSQGMEPYSIYARRLAMQGDLLTHNKDKAVLTLMKLDKVVETDFKTIEVDATLGDLVKVVSKSSRNLFPVLNSNQQLLGIVLLDDIRKVMFNQELYSKTYVRDFMTTPSVVIDINDSMEVVMKKFEDSKAWNLPVLQDHKYIGFVSKAKIFNTYRKVLIHFSDDE
- the pepT gene encoding peptidase T, which encodes MLPVVERFIRYAKIHTESDRETGLVPSTPGQLQFAYLLCEEMQKMGMQDVAVDDYGYVMGFVPSNADRECPSIGFIAHMDTSPDMTGKHVKPQIIENYRGNDVLLNKEKGFTLSPDDFPELMNYVGTDLIVTDGNTLLGADDKAGIAEILTAMEFLVQHPEIKHGRIAVCFTPDEEIGEGVDHFDLKKFGAKFAYTLDGGEIGELEYENFNAALARLTFKGRNFHPGYAKNKMVNSIKVANEFMASLPKKDAPEYTSGYEGFFHIYSIKGTVEETLLEILIRDFDKERFEWRKDVIENGVREYSKKYDLPVLLEMKDQYANMKERLEPVRYIVEIAKQAMSELGIKPLIAPIRGGTNGARLSFMGLPTPNLSNGAHNGHGRYEYIPVSSMEKIVNVIVKISELCAKI
- a CDS encoding RNA polymerase sigma factor yields the protein MKILVRQVSNGDREAYATLFHEFYTPLLLYSIKFTKNRDASEDIVQDFFCRLWEDRKRLINDKSFHAYIYSSVRNRSLNYLRDTHSVSIEGFEKQSDEDFLREMMEEEVYRELYAAIQKLPERCRQIFLLKLDGEENQKIADMLQISEETVRSQLRRGKELLQNNVISFYILGLICYWCDF
- a CDS encoding peptide MFS transporter — translated: MFKNHPKGLLTAALSNMGERFGYYIMNAVLVLFLCSKFGLSEAASGTIYSFFYAGIYILSLVGGLIADRTQNYKGTIKTGLVVMAIGYIILSVPILATSQNTTWLLTLTCVALFLIAFGNGLFKGNLQAIVGQMYDNFEAEAAKQGPEALKIAKDKRDSGFQIFYVFINVGGLIAPFIAPVLRQWWLGVNGLSYNAQLPALCHEYVNNAANMAPEALANLQQLMTAAGGAITDMTASCLQYLQIFNEGIHYSFIASVAAMLISLVIFFVSQKTFPNPAKKAAAQSVTYTAEEKAAMAKEIKQRMYALFAVLGIVIFFWFSFHQNGMSLSFFARDFVDSSAVAPEVWQAINPFFVIVLTPMIMAIFGFLARRGREISTPRKIAIGMFIAGLAFLFLAVFSMMKGYPSADTFKGLPIAEQMAAKAHWWVLIVTYFFLTVAELFISPLGLSFVSKVAPKSMLGLCQGLWLAATALGNLLLWIGPLMYNAWPIWQCWSVFLIVCLVSMGVMLGMVKWLERVTK